The following DNA comes from Nitrogeniibacter aestuarii.
AGCATTCGCTACGCGCTCGGCCTGGGCGAAACCTGGGGGCGCTTCGATGTGCGCATCACCGGGGCGCATCGCATGCTGCGTGTCGTGGCACAGATGATGAACTGGCGCTCACGTCTGACCGGCATTGCCACCGGCGACCAGGCCATCTTCTGCAAGCGCGATGCGTTTCGATCCGTGGGCGGTTATCCGGAGCAGCCCCTCATGGAAGACATCGCGCTGAGCCGCGCCCTCAAACGCATTACCCGTCCGGTCTGTCTCGATCGCCGCGTCGTCACGTCCGGGCGCCGATGGGAGAAACACGGGGTCTGGAAGACCATTGCCCTGATGTGGCGACTCAGGGCGGCCTACGCCCTGGGGGCCGATCCGGTCTCGCTGGCCCGTCAGTACGGGTACGGCCCATGACCCGACGAGACGTCCAGATTGCGGTCTTTGCCAAGCCGCCGGTAGCGGGCCGCGCCAAGACCCGTTTGATTCCGGCCCTCGGGCCGGAGGGCGCAGCACAACTGCATGCCACACTGGTGGCCCGCACCCTGGAGATGGCGGTCGCTGCAGACATCGGACCGGTCACCTTGTGGTGTGCCGACGATACCGGGCACCCCTTGTTCGACCACCTGGCCACGCGACTTGGCCTCGAACGTCGCCAACAACGCGGCAGTGACCTGGGCGAGCGCATGTTCCATGCCTTCGAACACCACTGCCCGGCCGGCCCGCTGATTCTGATCGGGACCGACTGTCCGGCGCTCGAAGGCAAGACACTGGCCCAAGCCGCCCAGACCCTCAGGACACACGACGCTGTCTTCGTGCCTGCCGAAGACGGCGGCTACGTGCTCACGGGCTTTAACCGACCTGAAAGATCGGCGTTCCAGAATGTGCCCTGGGGCGGTTCCGAAGTCATGGCGACTACCCGGCGCCAGCTGCAGCGAGCCGCCGTCCGCTGGGCGGAACTCGACGCCCACTGGGATCTCGACCGACCTGAAGACCTGCCGCGTTTTCTCGCACTGAACCAAGCCAAACTCCCGCTCACCACATGATCGCTCAAAGACTTTTTCCGATTGCACTGCTGAGTGCGTCCTTGGCCTGCGCCGCCACCAGCCAGCCGCCCTCATGGTCCGGCACTCCACCCGGTGCGCCACCGGCCGGCTGGGTGCACACCCAGATCAACAAGGACGAGCCGGCCACCGAGTTCTCGGTGGTCCGGGATGGCGATGAGTCAGTCCTTCAGGCGGCCTCTCGGGACAGCGCCTCGAGTCTCGTCCACACCCTCAATGCACCGGTGTCGCCCGACCAGCAGCTGGCGTGGCGGTGGAAGGTCTCGAACGCCGTTCCGGGCTCGTCGATGGAATCAAAAGGCACCGACGACTACGCGGCCCGGCTGTATGTGTTCTTCGACTACGACGAGAGCAAGCTGTCGCTCAGACAGCGGGCGCGGATGGATCTGGCGCGCACCTTCTGGGGGGCCGAGCTGCCCACCGCGGCCTTGTGCTATGTCTGGGGTACAGAGGACGCGGTCGGGCGGATTGGTCCCAATCCCTACACGGACCGGGTCAGGATGATCGTGCTGCAACAGGGCGATGTCCGCGCCGGTCAATGGGTCACCGAGACACGAGATCTGGCCGCGGACTTCAAGGCGGCATTCGGCGAAGATGCCCCTCCGGTGACCGGAATCGCACTCGGTGCCGACACCGACAATACCGACGGGGCCGTGCAGGCACGATTTGCCGACATCCGCTTCGAGCCCAGGCCGTGAAACGGCTGGTTCTGCTCGGGGGCGGCCACGCCCATGTGCACGTGCTCGACGCACTGGCAAACACCCCGCTCGACGACGTCGAAGTCACGCTCATCACCCCGTATCGACGCCAGATCTACTCGGGCATGTTGCCGGGCTGGATCGCCGGCCACTATCAGCTCGATCAATGCGCGATCGACCTGACCCGGTTGAGTGACCGTGCCGGTTGTCGCTTCGTGCAGACGCGGGCTGTGGGCCTCGACCTCAACGGCTGCAGTGTGCTGTGCGAAGACGGCACGCTGGCATCCTTCGATTGGCTGTCCATCGACGTCGGGCCGGTGACGGCACACCAGAGCATCGACGGCGCGTCATCCCACGCCCTGCAGGTCCGCCCCATCGAGGAGTTCATCGGCGGCATCAACCACCTGCTGCCGCTGCTGCAGGACAAGCCAACAAACCCGATCGCCATCGTCGGCGCCGGCGCCGCCGGCGTCGAACTGGCATTTGCCCTGCGCCATCGGTTCAGCGCCACGCCCATTGCCCTGATCGGCAGCGACGCGCTGCCGCTCGACGGCCTCCCGCCCCTGCTTCGCCGCCGGACATTGAAACTGCTGCGCAACCAGCAGATCAAGTGGATCGGCGAGCGCCGCGCGCAGCGCGTCACCGGCAACGGCGTCGAGCTGAACGACGGCTCCACAGTCAGTGCCGCTCACGTGCTGCAGGTCACCGGTGCAGCCGCCCAATCGTGGCCAGCAACCGCAGGACTGGCCACCGACGAACGGGGTTTCATCCAGGTCAACGAAAGCCTGCAGTCACGCTCCCACCCGCATGTGTTCGCGGCAGGCGATATTGCCGCCTACCATGACCCACGGCCCAAGTCCGGGGTCTTTGCCGTACGTGCCGGACCGCCACTGGCGGAAAACCTTCGCGCCGCCATGGCCGGCAAGCCGCTTGTGCCATGGACGCCTCAACGCCGCGCACTGTATTTGATCAGCACCGGCGATCATCACGCCATGGCGGCCTGGGGGCCCTTCGGCTGGTGGGGCAACTGGGTGTGGCGCTGGAAAGACCGTATCGACCGCCATTTCATGGCCCGATTCGGGGCCTGACTGACCCAGATCAAACGACTGACCTACGGTTGAAACCGAAAACCGGGCACAATGGTCGCTTTCCATTGCACAACCCGTTTGCCATGAATCGTCTGCTTGAAGTCCGCAAGCTGGGCCAACAAATCTGGCTCGACAACCTGTCCCGTAGCCTCCTGCGCGAAGGCCATCTGGCGCGCCTCGTGCGCGAGGATGGCGTCGCCGGCGTCACCACCAACCCGGCCATCTTTGAAAAGGCCATTGCGGGCGGCAAGTATTACGAAGACGATCTGGCCGAACTCAAGCAGCAGAACCTGACGGCCGAACAGCGCTACGAAGCGCTGGTCATCCCCGATGTGCAGGCCGCCTGCGACGAACTGCTCGATACCTGGACCGAATCCGGCGGTGACGCCGGCTACGTGAGCCTGGAAGTCTCGCCCGATCTGGCCCATGACGAAGACGGCACCGTGGCGGCGGCACACCGCCTGCATGCGGCCGTCCATCGCCGCAACCTGCTGATCAAGATCCCGGCCACCGCGGCTGGCGTGCGTGCCATCGAGCGGGTCATTGCCGACGGCATCAGCGTGAACGTGACGCTGATGTTCTCGCTGGCGCATGTTCAGTCGGTTGCCGACGCCTACGTGGCCGGTCTTAAGAAACGTGCCGATGCCGGCCAGGACATCTCGGGCATCTACTCGGTTGCCAGCGTGTTCCTGTCCCGTGTCGACACCACGGTGGACAATGCGCTCGATGCCATCGGCACACCGGAGGCCCTTGCCCTGCGCGGTCGCAGTGCAGTGGCCATGGCCAAGCGGGCGTACCAGATGTATTGCGAGCGCTACGATGAGGACGCGGCCTTTTCAGCACTGCGCGACAAGGGCGCACGCCCCCAGTACATGCTCTGGGCCAGCACCGGCACGAAAAACCCCGATTACAGCGACCTGCTCTACGTCGAGCCGGTCATGGGTCCCGACACCATCAACACCGTGCCCGACGCCACCCTTGAAGCGCTGATCGATCACGGTCAGGTCGCGGCACGGCTGGATGAAGATCTCGACGCGGCTGTCGCCCAGTACGAAGCCCTGGCCTGCTACCGGATCGACATGACCGAGGTCGGCGAAAGCCTGCAAGCGGCCGGCGTCAAGCAGTTCGAAGAGGCGTTCGCCAAGCTGCTGGCCGTGACGGCCTGACGACCACCACGCCGGAACGAAAAACGCCACCGATGTCGGTGGCGTTTTTTTATGGCACGCGCTGAGCATTCGGCGTCCGTGACTTGGACCGGGAGCACGTTCAGCCCGTGAGTCATTAATCGCATGGTCGCGACCAGAAGACGCACGTTCGCAGCAATTTTCAGAAAACCTGCTTGAGCGGCATGTTGTCGATTGTGCCATCGAGACGCGTGGCAAGAACACGCAGCTTGCAGGTCGGCACCGCCGGAAACAGGTGATGCTCCACGTGGAAAAACATGTTGTAGGTGAGCATGGCCTTGAGCTTGCCGCGAACCGTCCTTGCCTGCAACGGATGATCGTCACAATCGTGATGGACCGTCCAGACCGCAAAGAAAGCCGTCAGGCACTGCCCTGCGCCCATGGCAAGCACGTGATGCTCGAGCCACGACACATCAAGCAGCACAAAGACCAGCCCGACGACGAGCACATTCAGCAGCAGTTCCGCAGTGATCCACGCCCGCTGCCGTCCGTCGCCCACCTCCATCGCCTTGAGGTGCAACATGAAGGGAAAGACGGGGCCGACGAGAATGGCTTTCCACCAGGGCAGTCTTGCACTCATGGCCTCCACATCTTCCGCCGTCATGCAGTACCGATGATGGCGCAAGTGATTGATCTGCACCGCGTGCATGGATCCGAGCATCAGCACGCTGAGGCAGAGCATGCCCCAGTGGGTGGCGCGACGACTGATTCCGAGTGCGTAGTGAAACGCGTTGTGAACCTGACGCAGCCCGGTGAGGAAGAACATGAAAGAGCAGCCGAGCGCCAGCGGATACCACGCATGGTCGGCAGCGACCCAGGAGGCGAGCAGCCATGGAAGCGACAGCAGCAGTTCGTGCGCCACTTCGAGCCGGCTCAGGGCCGTGAGATCACGCCACTGAACCGTCCCGACAAGGTGTGTCCTGAGTGCTCGTCCTTGCATTGTCGCCTGCTATCCCGCTGTCGTTGCACCGGATCACGTGTCTGACCACGGCGCGATCACTATCCGCCCGCGCGGCCTGGGCAACCAGGCCGCCTCGGGGATCAGCAGCGAATGTATGCACCCAGATGGCGTATGTCAAAGTCCTGAACGTCGGGGCCGGATCATCTCATCGGGCGATCGGCAACGCACCGCCCAAGGCGCGCTGCGATGGTCAATGACGGGGTGAAACAGGTGGGGCGCCGGATGCCTGTCCTTACTCGTCCTCTGTCTTGCGGCGAACGTCAATCGGCTTCAGGTCGGGCGTGTGGGCATACAGATCGACCAGATGCGCGTTGAGATGCTCCATCTCTCGCGCCGCCTGCTTGAGTGCGACGAAACGGGAGGTCATGGCTTCGAGCCGATCGGACATCATCTCCATCATTTCGCGCGTCGCCCGCATGGGCGATCCGGCATTGGCCCGAATCATGTCGATCTCGCCCTGAAACTCGCGCAGGCTCGCCTGCTCTTCTTCAGGGAAACTGTCGATCACG
Coding sequences within:
- a CDS encoding TIGR04283 family arsenosugar biosynthesis glycosyltransferase; its protein translation is MQPSRPTVSIIMPVLNEAETIAEALVPLQTLRAHGAEVIVVDGGSCDATLAQARAGCDLAISAPRGRACQMNAGALHARADILLFLHADTRLPEAAIPSIRYALGLGETWGRFDVRITGAHRMLRVVAQMMNWRSRLTGIATGDQAIFCKRDAFRSVGGYPEQPLMEDIALSRALKRITRPVCLDRRVVTSGRRWEKHGVWKTIALMWRLRAAYALGADPVSLARQYGYGP
- a CDS encoding TIGR04282 family arsenosugar biosynthesis glycosyltransferase yields the protein MTRRDVQIAVFAKPPVAGRAKTRLIPALGPEGAAQLHATLVARTLEMAVAADIGPVTLWCADDTGHPLFDHLATRLGLERRQQRGSDLGERMFHAFEHHCPAGPLILIGTDCPALEGKTLAQAAQTLRTHDAVFVPAEDGGYVLTGFNRPERSAFQNVPWGGSEVMATTRRQLQRAAVRWAELDAHWDLDRPEDLPRFLALNQAKLPLTT
- a CDS encoding DUF3047 domain-containing protein, encoding MIAQRLFPIALLSASLACAATSQPPSWSGTPPGAPPAGWVHTQINKDEPATEFSVVRDGDESVLQAASRDSASSLVHTLNAPVSPDQQLAWRWKVSNAVPGSSMESKGTDDYAARLYVFFDYDESKLSLRQRARMDLARTFWGAELPTAALCYVWGTEDAVGRIGPNPYTDRVRMIVLQQGDVRAGQWVTETRDLAADFKAAFGEDAPPVTGIALGADTDNTDGAVQARFADIRFEPRP
- a CDS encoding FAD-dependent oxidoreductase, yielding MKRLVLLGGGHAHVHVLDALANTPLDDVEVTLITPYRRQIYSGMLPGWIAGHYQLDQCAIDLTRLSDRAGCRFVQTRAVGLDLNGCSVLCEDGTLASFDWLSIDVGPVTAHQSIDGASSHALQVRPIEEFIGGINHLLPLLQDKPTNPIAIVGAGAAGVELAFALRHRFSATPIALIGSDALPLDGLPPLLRRRTLKLLRNQQIKWIGERRAQRVTGNGVELNDGSTVSAAHVLQVTGAAAQSWPATAGLATDERGFIQVNESLQSRSHPHVFAAGDIAAYHDPRPKSGVFAVRAGPPLAENLRAAMAGKPLVPWTPQRRALYLISTGDHHAMAAWGPFGWWGNWVWRWKDRIDRHFMARFGA
- the tal gene encoding transaldolase yields the protein MNRLLEVRKLGQQIWLDNLSRSLLREGHLARLVREDGVAGVTTNPAIFEKAIAGGKYYEDDLAELKQQNLTAEQRYEALVIPDVQAACDELLDTWTESGGDAGYVSLEVSPDLAHDEDGTVAAAHRLHAAVHRRNLLIKIPATAAGVRAIERVIADGISVNVTLMFSLAHVQSVADAYVAGLKKRADAGQDISGIYSVASVFLSRVDTTVDNALDAIGTPEALALRGRSAVAMAKRAYQMYCERYDEDAAFSALRDKGARPQYMLWASTGTKNPDYSDLLYVEPVMGPDTINTVPDATLEALIDHGQVAARLDEDLDAAVAQYEALACYRIDMTEVGESLQAAGVKQFEEAFAKLLAVTA
- a CDS encoding fatty acid desaturase → MQGRALRTHLVGTVQWRDLTALSRLEVAHELLLSLPWLLASWVAADHAWYPLALGCSFMFFLTGLRQVHNAFHYALGISRRATHWGMLCLSVLMLGSMHAVQINHLRHHRYCMTAEDVEAMSARLPWWKAILVGPVFPFMLHLKAMEVGDGRQRAWITAELLLNVLVVGLVFVLLDVSWLEHHVLAMGAGQCLTAFFAVWTVHHDCDDHPLQARTVRGKLKAMLTYNMFFHVEHHLFPAVPTCKLRVLATRLDGTIDNMPLKQVF
- a CDS encoding DUF3135 domain-containing protein, which gives rise to MSDFDFDAWANLARRSPQAYFRARERYINSVIDSFPEEEQASLREFQGEIDMIRANAGSPMRATREMMEMMSDRLEAMTSRFVALKQAAREMEHLNAHLVDLYAHTPDLKPIDVRRKTEDE